A window of Thermoanaerobaculia bacterium genomic DNA:
CGTCACGCCCAACTTCGGCGGCTCGGGGCGGACGCGCGTGCAGTTCGTCATGGTGACCCCGCTTCCCGCCGGCAACAGTGGCGACCTGCTAGTGAACGTGCGCTTCCCGAACGGGTCGACGCCTGACAGTACGGTAGCGACGAACACCGCCGACGGCATCAACCTCGGGACGACTCCGGGGACGTTCACCACGCCGCCGGTCACGGTCGCCGCCGTCGCCACCGTTCAGGTCACACTCCAGAAGACGCTCACCACCAGCCCGGCCAACCTCGACCTGCCCGAGTCCTACCGCCTGCGGATCACCAACAGCAACGTCAGCGGCGCGCTCAATCTGACGGCGATCGGGCCGGTGGTCGATACGCTTCCTCCCGGAACGGTCTTCAACGGCGCGACACCGGCCGCCGACTGCCAGCCGGGCTGCGTCGGCACCACGCCGGCGACCCTGACCTGGACGAGCCCCTGTACCGTCCCGCTCGCGCCCAACAACAACTGCGACATCCTGGTGAACGTCGTCTTCCCCTCCGCCACCTTCCCTTCCGGAACCAACGTCACCAACAGCTTCACCGCCGACGGCACGCCGCTCGGCGAACCGGCGCAGAATCTCGGCGTCGGCGAGGTCACCCACCCCGTCACGACTTTCGTACCCAACGCGAGCGCCGCCTTCAGCAAGAACATGGCCGGCGGAACGCCCAATCCGCCGACGTTGAATCAGTCCTTCGCCTACGACATCGCCGTGAGCAACAACGGCAACGTGCCGCTCGACAACCTGGTGGTCATCGACACGTTGCCTGTCGAGCTCCAGGTGACGAGCGTCACGTCGGGCAGCTACTCCGGCCTGGCCGACTTCGCCGTCGGCGAGGGCGTGCGCGTCTCCTACGAGAAGAACACCGCCCTCGGCGTCTTCACGCTGTGGGGCTCCTCGCCCAACGTCGCGACGAACACGACGCTGACCGCGCCGCCGCCGGGCCTGGGAGCCGGCGAGTACCTCACCCGTATCCGTTGGGAGTATGGCCAGGCGGCACCGGGCATGGCCACCACGAGTACCGCGAACCGGCCGCACATCACCGGTCAGATCGTCAACCCCGATCTCGCCGGCGGGCCGGTGGCCTTCGGCGACACGATCCAGAACTGCGTCGACCTCTCAGCGGTCTACACGGCCGGGCCGACCAACGTGAACCGCAATGCCTGCCGGAGCTTCGTCCTCTCCGGTCCGTTCGCGCAGCTCAACCCGGCGAAGGAAAATCTGTCGGGCGGCGGCCCGTTCAATCCCGGCCAGGCTGTTTCCTGGCGCCTGCGCGTGCGCTCCGCCGTGCAGTCCTCCTCCCCCTTGCCTCTCGAGAGCATCGAAGCGACCGACCTGCTGCCGGTCGACCTGATCTCTTCGATCTGGACCTTCGATGATCAGGGTACAGGACTGCCCGCCCCCCAGTCTTTCGAGCAGATCCCGAACTTCGCCGGCAGCGGTCGCACGCTTCTGCGCTGGCGCTGGAACGCCGGCAGCGGCGACCTCGGGGTCAATCAGCAGGTCTGGCTCAACGTCACGACGACGATCCGCAACGGTGCGGCGAACGGCGCGCTCGCCAACGAGTTCACGCTCGATCACGATGCGCCGGGATTGGGTTTCCGCTGTTCCGGCAGCTCGCACCCCGACACCCTCGATCTCGACGGCGACAGTGATACAGCGGAGAGCCTGTGCACTGCCACCGGCACGATCACCGTCGCGGGGATCGCTCAGCTCATCTCGGCGAAGCTGGTCGACGCGGCCTGCGACGGCAGCCCGACCGCGAGCTCCGCCGGCACGCTCGAAGGCGGCGCGCTCGAGTACTCGCTGCGCGTCCAGAACGTCGGCACGGTGGCGATGGAGAACTTCGTGCTCATCGACATCCTGCCGTTCGTGGGCGACACGGGCGTGCGCGACACCACTCCGCGCGGCTCGCTGTGGACACCACTGCTCGCGGCGCCGATCGTTCCGCCGCCGGGGACGACGCTCTACTACTCGACCTCCGGCAACCCTTGCCGCGGCGAGGTGGGGGGGCCGACGACGGCGTGCGATCCGCCGGACTGGTCGACCGCGCCGCCGACGCCGATCAGCGCCACGCGCTCGTTCAAGGTCGAGTTCGGCAGTCGCGTCGTCGGACCGTTCGATTTCGTCGAGTTCGACTTCAGCATGTCGACTCCGGCCGGCATTCCTGCCGGCGACTCGGCGTTCAACTCCTTCGCGTACCAGGCCGACCGCTCCGACGGCTTCGGCAGCCTCGCGGCCGAGCCGCAGAAGTCCGGCGTCGCCCTCGGCAGCTGTGTTGCCGCCGCCCTGGGCGACTTCGTCTGGGTGGACCTCGACCACGACGGCACCCAGAACGACGGCCCGAGCGGCCTGAACGACGTCTTTGTCCGCCTGTTGCTGCCCGGAGTCGACGGTCTCGCGGGCACCGCCGACGACGTGCCGCTCGCCTCGACGGTGACCGCCAATGGCCCCGGCGGCGCCGCCGGCTGGTACGCCTTCCCGGGCCTCGCGCCGGGGAGCTACTTCGTCTGCATCGCGCCGCCGCCGACCTACATCCTCACCACTGCGAACAGCGGTGGCGACACCAGCGACTCGGACGGCGATCCGGCGACAGCCTGCGCGCCGGTGACCGTGCTCGACCCCGGCGAGCAGGATCCCGACAACGACTTCGGCCTCATCGCCACCCAACTCGCGGCGCTCGGCGACTACGTCTGGTTCGATCGCGACGGCGACGGCAGGCAGAACGAGCCGGTCACCGACGGCGCCAACGGCGTCACCGCGCGGCTTCATCTCGACGACGGCGACGGCACCGCCGAGACCGGCGGCGCCGATCCGGTGGTGGCGACGACCGCGACGGCGGACGACATCTTCGGGCGGCCCGGGTACTACCGCTTCGACGGGCTCGCCCCCGGCCTGCCCTACTTCGTCGAGTTCGTGCTCCCGGCCTCCGCGACCGGCTGGACGGCGGACGATGTCGGCCCGGGCGACGCTCTCGATTCGGACGCCGATCCGGCGACCGGCGCCGGACCGCTGGTGAACCTCGCCCCCGGCGAGTACGACCCGACGATCGACGCCGGGCTCGTCGCTCCCGCCGGAACGCTCGCGCTGGGCGACCAGGTGTGGAACGAGAACGACGACGACGGCATCTTCGAACCGGAGAACGGCGAGCCCGGCGTCAACGGCGTGCGGCTCGACCTCTACCGCGACACGAACGGCGACGGCGAGCCGACGCTCGATGAGTATTCGGGCACGACGGAGACCGCTCTCGACAGCGGCTTCCCCGGCCGGTATCGCTTCGACCGCCTCGCCGCCGGCGACTACATCGTCGTCGTTTCGCCCTCCGCCTTCGGCGGCGGCGGCGCCCTCGCCGGGCGAACCACCGCGACGGGCAACGACCCCGCCCCCGATCCCGACGACGACACGAACGGCGACGACAACGGCACCGACTTTGGCGCGCTGGTCGCCAGCCACGCCGTCACGCTCACCGACAACGGCGAGCCGACCAGCGAGGACGGCGACAACGACACCAACCTCACCGTCGACTTCGGCTTCGTCTCTTCGATCGTTCCGCCAGCTCCGCCGCCGGCCTTCGACTATGGCGACGCTCCCGATGTCGGCGCGGGCACGGCGACCGACGACTACCAGACCGTCGCGCTCGACGCCGGCGCCGTGCATCCACTCGGCGGTGCGAACGCCCCCTTCCTCGGCGCCTGCGTCGATGCCGACAGCGGTCTCGTGGCTGGAGTGGCAGCGAACGGCGACGACATCGCGCTCTCGGCGCTCGTCTTCGGCAGCTGCTCCGGCGACGACGACGAGGACGGCGTCACCTTTGCCAGTCCGTTCGTCCCGGGGGCGGAGGCGAGCTTCTCGATCGTTGCCGGCGGAGGCGCCCCTTGCCTGCTCGACGCCTGGGTCGACTGGAACCGCAACGGCCTCTTCGGGGATGCGCCCGGCGAGCAGATCGCCGCCAGCGAGGCCATCCCGGTCGGTTCTCCGACCGTGCTCGTCGCGAGCGTCCCCGAGAGCGCGATCCCCGGCACCACCTACGCCCGCTTCCGCTGCTCGTCGGCGGGCGGTCTCCCGCCCGCAGGAGCTGCCGCCGACGGCGAGGTCGAGGACTACAGTCTGGGCGTCGTCGGCTTCGACTTCGGCGATGCCCCCGACTCCTACGGCACGCAGGGCGTGGGCTCCGCCTGGCATCAGGTCGATCCCGACGACGGTCTGCGCCTCGGTTCGTGCGTCGACACCGAGCCCGACGGCCAGCCGGCCGTCGGAGCCGACGGCGACGACACGAGCGCCGGGACGAGCCGCGTCGGCAGCTGCTTCGACGACGAGGACGGTGTGACCTTCGCCTCCGTCGCCACCGCCTGCCAGTCGGCCGCGGTGACGGTGACCGCGTCGGCCGCCGGCGCGCTCGACGCCTGGATCGATTTCAACGCCGACGGCGACTTCGGCGACGCCGGCGAGCAGGTCTTCGCCTCGCAAGCGCTCGTCGCCGGCGCGAACCCGCTGGTCTATACCGTGCCCTGCGCCGCCGTCGAAGGACTCACTTACGCCCGCCTCCGCCTGTCGGCAGGCGGCGGCACCGGACCCACCGGCGGCGCGCCGGACGGCGAAGTCGAGGACCTGCCGATCACCCTCGGCGTGGTCGACTTCGGCGACGCCCCGGCTACCTA
This region includes:
- a CDS encoding IPTL-CTERM sorting domain-containing protein, whose translation is MPRFSSSLLRVALSILALAAAANAQPLAKSAIQVDPGPSKPAGQTFGYRLTYNCSSTSGPCLNAEVVDLLPVEVQYVSTVPASPTGDVAAINVTPNFGGSGRTRVQFVMVTPLPAGNSGDLLVNVRFPNGSTPDSTVATNTADGINLGTTPGTFTTPPVTVAAVATVQVTLQKTLTTSPANLDLPESYRLRITNSNVSGALNLTAIGPVVDTLPPGTVFNGATPAADCQPGCVGTTPATLTWTSPCTVPLAPNNNCDILVNVVFPSATFPSGTNVTNSFTADGTPLGEPAQNLGVGEVTHPVTTFVPNASAAFSKNMAGGTPNPPTLNQSFAYDIAVSNNGNVPLDNLVVIDTLPVELQVTSVTSGSYSGLADFAVGEGVRVSYEKNTALGVFTLWGSSPNVATNTTLTAPPPGLGAGEYLTRIRWEYGQAAPGMATTSTANRPHITGQIVNPDLAGGPVAFGDTIQNCVDLSAVYTAGPTNVNRNACRSFVLSGPFAQLNPAKENLSGGGPFNPGQAVSWRLRVRSAVQSSSPLPLESIEATDLLPVDLISSIWTFDDQGTGLPAPQSFEQIPNFAGSGRTLLRWRWNAGSGDLGVNQQVWLNVTTTIRNGAANGALANEFTLDHDAPGLGFRCSGSSHPDTLDLDGDSDTAESLCTATGTITVAGIAQLISAKLVDAACDGSPTASSAGTLEGGALEYSLRVQNVGTVAMENFVLIDILPFVGDTGVRDTTPRGSLWTPLLAAPIVPPPGTTLYYSTSGNPCRGEVGGPTTACDPPDWSTAPPTPISATRSFKVEFGSRVVGPFDFVEFDFSMSTPAGIPAGDSAFNSFAYQADRSDGFGSLAAEPQKSGVALGSCVAAALGDFVWVDLDHDGTQNDGPSGLNDVFVRLLLPGVDGLAGTADDVPLASTVTANGPGGAAGWYAFPGLAPGSYFVCIAPPPTYILTTANSGGDTSDSDGDPATACAPVTVLDPGEQDPDNDFGLIATQLAALGDYVWFDRDGDGRQNEPVTDGANGVTARLHLDDGDGTAETGGADPVVATTATADDIFGRPGYYRFDGLAPGLPYFVEFVLPASATGWTADDVGPGDALDSDADPATGAGPLVNLAPGEYDPTIDAGLVAPAGTLALGDQVWNENDDDGIFEPENGEPGVNGVRLDLYRDTNGDGEPTLDEYSGTTETALDSGFPGRYRFDRLAAGDYIVVVSPSAFGGGGALAGRTTATGNDPAPDPDDDTNGDDNGTDFGALVASHAVTLTDNGEPTSEDGDNDTNLTVDFGFVSSIVPPAPPPAFDYGDAPDVGAGTATDDYQTVALDAGAVHPLGGANAPFLGACVDADSGLVAGVAANGDDIALSALVFGSCSGDDDEDGVTFASPFVPGAEASFSIVAGGGAPCLLDAWVDWNRNGLFGDAPGEQIAASEAIPVGSPTVLVASVPESAIPGTTYARFRCSSAGGLPPAGAAADGEVEDYSLGVVGFDFGDAPDSYGTQGVGSAWHQVDPDDGLRLGSCVDTEPDGQPAVGADGDDTSAGTSRVGSCFDDEDGVTFASVATACQSAAVTVTASAAGALDAWIDFNADGDFGDAGEQVFASQALVAGANPLVYTVPCAAVEGLTYARLRLSAGGGTGPTGGAPDGEVEDLPITLGVVDFGDAPATYGTTIAGNGPNHATAAGFSLGATVDNESDGQPSVGATGDGADEDGVTLPAAFVACTTANLSIALTNTAAIATPRLDAWIDFDGDGTFGDPRDRVATSLALVAGANALPVNVPCDAPTRATYARFRLSSAGTPTPLGPAGDGEIEDWAVTVLGLDLGDAPDPTYPTLLASNGARHIVLLAGNPTLGAAVDTEGDGQPNATLSGDDNSGGDDEDGVVFPAAFIPGTNGTLAVSAGATGGAVSCWIDFNRDGDWADAGEQVVANLALAPAATLLPSFAVPVGSPQGNAATRCRISTTPGLSFNGGAIDGEVEDHPAPVGVEQPAIGLTKAVISSERDATDRALFHVLYEIRVENLGNVTLTDVQIVDDLALTFADAGAWSVESLASVDLTVNPAYDGAADTDLLAAGNTLAVGASGTLTLQVLVDPAGDPGPYQNLATATGTSPGGEVVTEVATVPVTVDVSVIEIPALGSWGLALLALLLGGAATFRLRRPDRRV